The genomic window tatatacagtatatatatttatatatatatacatactgtatatacatccacacatatatatatatagagagagagagatcacccgtatatatatatatatatatacatatgtatgtatgtatatacagtatatatatatatatatactgtatatacatccacatatatatatatatgtatgtatgtatatacagtatatatatatactgtatatacatccacacatatatatatatatatagagagagagagatcacccgtatatatatatatatatatatacatatgtatgtatatatatatacagtatatatatttatatatatatacatactgtatatacatccacacatatatatatatagagagagagatcacccgtatatatatatatatatatatacatatgtatgtatgtatatacagtatatatatatactgtatatacatccacacatatatatatagagagagagagagatcacccgtatatatatatatatatacatatgtatgtatgtatatacagtatatatatactgtatatacatccacatatatatatatatatatgtggatgtATATATAAAGTggatgtatactgtatatacatccacatatatatactgtatatagagatCACccgtatataaatatatgtacatatgtatgtatacagtatatgtggaTGTATATAAAGTGGATGTATACTTCATATGCattcacatatatacatatgtatatatatgtgaatgGATATAtagtgtatacatacatatatatgtggatgtatatacagtatatataatatatatacagtatgtatatacatccacatatatacatatgtgtatatatatatatacatatgtatatatatgtggatgtatattcagtatgtatatatataaataaatatatatatatatggatgtatatatagtgtatatatatacatactatatatacatccacatatatatttatatatacacacatactgtatatagatccacatatttatatatagacatatatacacatatatataatgttctAAGTCACTATTTTGAGTTACTAAGTAATTATTTAGGAAAAGCTTTGCATTTTACCCActcattaaatattttattttgagatactatctcattattttGAGAGACTACTTCATTATATCGAGGTACTAACTCACCTTGTCATTATtttggtgtgtatatatatatatatatatatatatatatatatatatatatatatatatatatacagttttaaATGAAGTGTTTTTGGGGGGGTATTGCTCTTatttttaagtatttaaagtCCATtggttttttattgttgtagttCTGTCTATGGCCAGCAGGTGTCGCCCTAACACCGGTTGAAATTAATTCATCACAGAATCTCACACTCATTCAGTACAGAGTGCAGAAAGGTGACATCATAGCATGTTTAGCACAAGAGCTCAGAGGAGTTGTGTTTCATTGAACTGAGACAGAAGTCTTTGTTATTTGAATTTTCACTTAAAACTCAACTAAAACTTTTAAATCTGAGAAAGAAATCCGGTTCCACAGTTAAAGtcatttgtagttttttttttaccactatCACTCTGAAACGACTCCAGCTGATTTCACCcagttgtttatttgtgttaatGGTTTGTGTGCCTGTTGCCGACAGTCTCGAGAGCTGGAGGTCGCCGTCTTCTGGGGGGACCGCAGGGCGATGTGTGCGGTGAAGTCCctgaggctggaggaggtgatggacgCCCAGAACCACAGCCAGGAGATCCATCTGGAGCCACAGGGCCTCCTGTACGCCCAGGTACACGCCGTTGGCTGGGGGCAAAGGTCATAACACGTCCAGTCAGGCttttaaaaaggattttatttcagaaataaattaattaatacatgttCTTCTAATGGAGAACTTCAAGGTTTTATAACCTTGGGGAATCAATTGTTATTCAAACTCCATCAATTGTTTAATATCACCATGTTAAtgcattaaataatataatttatttataattatttattatgtattcattatattcacacaaaaatatagagtttgtgaaattaaattgtaaaaaatttagttttattgaatttttattttacagtgaaaTTACAACGTGCACGACGCATACATATTTCTCTTTGtacatgagaaaaataaatgtaaaataaaaatacacgtGTGTTCAGATAAAAgcaaatatatgaatacaaatgggTAATTATGAACCTGATAATTGTGCATCTACTTcaacatatataaaatatatatatatatatatatatatatatatatatatatataaaatattgctTTGTGGAGATTTTAATGAGATAAAACGTGtccttctttttaaaacaccTTTTGGTCATAGCCACGTTTGAAtattcttaaagggacagtgtgtatttgtgacatctagtggtgaggttgcagattgcaaccagctGAATACCCCTCTGCTCACCTGTGtaggagaactacggtggccttcaggtaccTTAAAAAAACACGAGGGGCTCTCTCTATAGCCAGTGTtgggtttgtcccttctgggctcccgttagaaacatggcggactccgccTCCGGCTCCCTCTGTACATATGTAGGGCCCATTCTAACCAAAACACAAGCATTTTTTAATCACACATTTTTAACCTACATATCGAAGTATGCAAATATATACATGGTGTCATTGGGGAGCTGCTGTTtgtatacacatttaaatactattgtatatatactgtttataaCAGTATATTGATGCATATTATAGACAACACATTGATCTGTCACGTGATCGATAAATCACCAAATATCCCATGTATACAaaacttttatgtttttaaaacgAGGAAaaatatccacaaccacaaatTCTAATATTGCAATAAACCTTTCACATTATTTACCCAACAAATACATCGGTTAAACCAATCAATGGATACAAAGTTGAATATCAATATTTCAACAGaaggtaaataaaaagaaaatacacgcATGTTATGCATTTTACATATGAGAAGTTAATCTGTGCATTAAAACTATGTGATAAATAAAATCCTCCCGTCGTGGATTTTCCAGCTTCAGTTCATCGACGCGGTGGTTGAGCGGCAGCCGAGACTGAGACGCCAGCGCTGCATCTTCACCAAGGAGAGAGGTAACGGGCCGCCGGGCGGGTCTTACTTGTGCGTCTGGTTCGGGCGGTGTAACTTcccacttcctcttccccccccagGGAAGAACTTCCTCCGAGCGGCCCAGATGAACATGAACTTTGCCACGTGGGGCCACCTGATGATGAGCGTCCTCCCCCGCTACAGCTCCTTCACCACATTCAGCTCGGCCCTCTCCGCGACCCCCGACCAGCGTCCGGCCCAGagggagcctgaacgcaccgctCCGCTGCCGAGGTCAGAGTAAACGGGTAGAAATACTCTGGTACAAGTCAAATGTTACTTGACAAAAAGGCATGTGAGTGTAGTCAGTAAAAGGTAGTTTAAGTATTTAAAATATGAGCGCTCTACTGTTCCgatattagattattattattatgccatTTTCAttcggttgtttttttgtcttcgtGAATCTGCAGCGAAGCTCCAGAAATCCGACTCGGCGTCTCTGAAGATCCTCCGTCTCCCGGCGATGAAGACGAGGCTCCCGTCTTcatcgccgccgccgccgccgcgcacAACACATCGCTGGTgaatattttatgatttatgcttttatccaaagtctGGAACCGTAGTACGttctttataatataataatacgaGTGTAAAGCCTACAGCGCGACATGCTCATCAGGCCAGAACATCCCTGTTGTTTGGATGCATTtataacttttaaaaacaaataattttgtgtcttttctgtcaTCCACCAGATTACATAACTGACATATTGTTGAAACTCCATTTAGAAGCTGATTTGAGCTTTTAATGCAGGATTACAGTGTCTCCAAGGGCCAGAGCATCTGTTTAGGTCCTTTTatctggtcctgaaccagtctcagtgtagtcctggtcctctatagacctccacCAGTAAGcagaccatcagagagaaggTGGTCTGTTTCCATAGAGTTCTTCTTAAAGATCctcacatttgatttgtttgctTCGGACGAATAGTAaaatatttctttgtctttttgtttacaCAGTTGTCCATAAACAACACCGACGGAAGTGAAGATCCGCCTGCATCTGctccaaagtacacacacacacacacgcacacaaatattaatgttatataCTGTAAAAGGTCATTTCCTTTACTCTCGTTCCCCCACTAGGATGCAGAAGGAGGATTTCCGGTACATTTCGGTGCTGGGCCGAGGACACTTTGGGAAGGTGAGCGCTTCAAACcgctcttcacttcctcttcttctcctgtttGTCCGTTTTGGTCCTGAATGTTTCTGTTCAGGTCCTGCTGGCCGAGTTCAAGAAGACGGAGAAACTTTACGCCATCAAAGCCTTGAAGAAGAGAGACGTTGTGACTCGCGACGAagtggacaggtgtgtgtgtgtgtgtgtgtgtgtgtgtgtgtgtgtgtgtgtgtgtgtgtgtgtgtgtgtgtgtgtgtgtgtgtgtgtgtgtgtgtgtgtgtgtgtgtgtgtgtgtgtgtgtgtgtgtgtgtgtgtgtgtgtgtgtgtgtgtggtttaatcAGGTGGACCAGGGTCCCCCCAAAATACAACGACAGACTCTCTGTGGTTTATCCTGACCCCCATTTTCAGTGCTTTTGAAATCCACTAATTCCCATTATTAAGTCCAGCAACACATTTTGGCTTATCGTGGGATATCTTTGAATTATGGCACATTATTTTTCGGAGGGATTTACTCCGATTGCCGGAAGGGAGAACCGGCCTGCACACCGACGTATTAAAAACATGATCACGTAATACCACGAGACACCGCGAGGGGTGCAGGAGGTGGAAGAGAACGTCCATTAGTAACGAAGGCAAATGGGTCCTGTGGGATCtggcgccatctagtggtgaggttccAGACTGCAACCAACGGAAACCTTTCCCCTACGTCCTTCCTGGGCTCCTGTAGAAGAATGTCAGACTCCGTGAAGTATTTATATACCAAACGGCTCATTCTAAGGGAATGAAAACATACGTACGTATTAATATTCCATTTCACGCTGGCCATTTAAATTTGATTAGTAACCGACTTTGTCAGTTTTCTCTTCAAATAAAAGTTAAAGCGCTTCAAATTAAACAGAATAAACAATCTACTCTGAGAACAGGTTTGTTTTATTGACTTTGTTGATGCGGTTGAGTTAATTAAACTCAATTGAACAGAATTAAGAACCTTTATTGGATTCTTCATTTACACATTAGCCATCAGACTAATTAAATGCCGGCTGTAATTTAAATGAGTTTTAAGCCAAAAGGAGACAGTTGTAAGTAACGTCTGTAGACTCAAGGCCTCCCCGAAGGAGCTCAAACCTGGCAGTAAAACCACATGTAGCCCCCCCtctctgttgctgttttaaTCAGGGTCCTCCTACTTTCCCCCTGTTTGCATGGGAGGTGCACTGAAAGAGGGTCTACTTAAATTCTTACTATGGCCTACTGTTGGTGTGGGCTCAActcccatgcatttatatacatatatatcccgGGTTAAATTCCTCGTGTCCTTTATAAATATAGCAGGTTGCTAACCCTGGAATTCTGTCAAGACACGGGATTAAcccacattaacatttattcttcCCAAAACAATACgcataacagaaacacacactcatcccgGGCGTTAACAGTCTGTGCTAGGGTACCCTAGGCTGGCGCGCTTGTTGGAGCTCAGGTTAATCCTCCCCATCTGCGGGGTCAGTActcacggtccccagagagagCGAATGATGCAGTCCCACTAAAACCAGCTGGTCCCCTCTGGAAGCGCGATGATCCCCGGaacctccgtcctgcctcccctcttctcGCCGGCTACGTCGTCCTCAAGGAACCCCTCACGGGTTAACCGTCAGCTGGTCCGCCGCACTCCGACCGCGCTTTCAACCCGGCTCACCGTCCTCCGTGGATCTGCTCCTCGACGCCAATCCCAAACCCTCCGTTCACTCTTCCGCTAACACACCTGTTCCCCCACCCTCGAAATCATCCCGAACTCTAGCATCACCTCCCTTTTATCGtcactcacctccctccttctgattggctccccaccCTCTGGACACCGGAACCAGCCCAGAAAAGTCGTGAAACAACAGACCTCATAACAAAacgcaccaccacacacatgtaatcaaaTCAGCAGGGCGCTACACACATTCAAGACATTCAAGTCAAAGTCGAGAAACAAGAGTAACTCCTTGAATGTGAGGTTTGTATCTTTGCAGCCTGATGAGCGAGAAGAGGATCTTCGAGATGATCAACGCATCCAGACACCCGTTCCTGGTGAGCCTCCACGGCTGCTTCCAGACCGGCGACCACGTCTGCTTCGTCATGGAGTATCTGCCGGGCGGCGACCTCATGATCCACATCCACAACAACGTCTTCAGCGAGGCCCAGACgcggtttgtttgtttaaagacCCAAAACAGTGTGAATGTAACTATATACTCAAGAGCTGgatttaaagttactgtgaggaacttttaactggttatgaaaccgtCTTATTTTAATACTGATGCCTCCCGTGTCTGTAAAcgagaccagaaccaggactgagaggggcagactgtcagaccccgctgcagtaaaattagaggttttctaaagggaccgtggtgctcagagacactaccacctTAGTCCACATGGGGCGCCAAAACACCACCAAATTAAAGTTCCTCGTTGTATCTTCAAGTACAATTTTGAAGTATTTGTACTTCCCATTTTGTTACTTTGTACTTCTATTCCACTATAATTTAGAGGTACAATAAACCATATTCTGATTTCGATATTCAAGCAACCCAGCCAGTGTGGtaataaatatagaataataatCTAGTaaaacctgttgttgttgtttataggTTTTATTCGGCATGTGTCCTGCTGGGTTTAGAGTTCCTGCATCTGAATAAAATCATCTATCGGTGAGTCGCATAGTGTAGACGTCCCTGAGCGTCACTGACGATACCTCCAGGGGTGACTTCATGTCCTGTGTTCCAACAGAGACCTGAAGCTGGACAACCTGTTAATGGATGCAGATGGATTCATAAAAATCACAGACTTTGGTCTTTGTAAAGAAGGTGAGTTGATTGAGCAAGTATAGAGTAGGCGTGTTTGCACGTGCACGTACGTGCACGTGCAAACACGCCTACTCTATACTACTAGCGCCTTGTTTACATTCAGTACATCACCAGACTCTCTATTCCGGCTTCTGGTCATCAGATTTACAGAAAAACAGTTTTTGTTTGTAGACTAAATGGGAGAATTATTGGGTAATTGGATTCCATCAATGTGTTGTCTGCATCCCATTTAATCTCTGTAGCACTTCATTTGTTGGATACGACCACCAGATTAAATGTTCCAATACAATGGTTTAATTAGGCTTTAATTACTCTTCTTCGGCAGGGATAGGTCACGGAGATCGGACCTCCACTTTCTGTGGGACCCCTGAGTTTCTGGCCCCTGAGGTCCTGACGGACGACAACTACACCCGGGCGGTGGACTGGTGGGGGATGGGCGTCCTCATCTTCGAGATGCTCGTCGGAGAGGTTGTTAACAcgcattttagtttttaatgtcTAGTTGCAACAGTCGAGAGCCGGTTATCAAGATTCCCAAATATACCAAAGTTAAAGGGACAGAAGTGATGTTTTAGAAGTGTGTTGTTTGAGGTACTTCTAcatagtctgtgttttattacTGCAGTAGACGGAGTACCAACACGGGAGGAAAGCAAAGTTCTGCTGTGGACGTATTTTAAGTGTTATACTTATAATACTTTcacctctttatctctctttgtgctctttttaaagacacaagactcctttgacaaaaacagtcCTCTCAGAACTTGTGGGTTGCTGGTTCAACGCTGCCTCGATAAGTTAGTTAGTTTGTGACAttgacaacacaaacaaacgagCCGATCGAGGTCAAAGCTCTGTTTCTGTCGATGGAGTCTGGTGTCTTTGAAGATGACCGATCCTCAGCAGCACTTAGTTCCCCCGTCGGCTTCACGGCTCTTCCTTTACATCTCTAACTCGCCGTCTGTCCTGCTCCTAGTCTCCGTTCCCcggtgaggatgaggaggaggtgttcGACAGCATCGTCAACGATGACGTGCAGTACCCAGAGTCTCTTCCTCCTGACGTCGTCTGCATCCTCCAGAAAGTAAACTTAACTCTGACTTCTTTACAATTACTTTGAGGTATTCGGGCCCACATTTTATTTGCCATTAAATTGGAAAACCGAAGGATACTGAATTAgaatattacaaaaaaacaacaattctaaaggggaaaataaataaataaataaaaacaaaaaagcaaaacatttccTATTCTTATCAAGGCCCTCCGGTTTGAATAGAAAACgtttaaaaaacattgactGACTGTAACAATCAGAAAAGCTGTCTAGTATAAttagtttataataatattatattataatataagtTTTTAAAGTATAACACATTTAAGAACCTGTTGCTGCAGCTGTTGAAGAAGAACCCTCTGAAGCGACTCGGCGCCGGCGAGCGGGACGCCACCGACGTCAAAGGAGAGACGTTCTTTGAGGTAAATCCCTTTTGtagactgtaaataaataaatgacctCTAAACCTCTTTAACACAACTGTTAAGACCCATTAGTAGTATTGATGTAGTAATACCACACTTTGAAAATACTCCACGACAAGTAAACGTCCTGCTTTCAAAACCTTACTGAGGTTAAAGTATGTTATCAACTAAATGTACTTGGAATAGAAGTAttcagtataaagtacaatgtgtacctctgtgatgtagtacagtataaagtacaacatgtacctctgaggtgtagtacagtaaaaagtacaatatgtacctctgagatgtagtacagtataaagtacaacgtgtacctctgaggtgtagtacagtaaaaagtacaatatgtacctctgtgatgtagtacagtataaagtacaacatgtacctctgaggtgtagtacagtaaaaagtacaatatgtacctctgagatgtagtacagtataaagtacaacgtgtacctctgagatgtagtacagtaaaaagtacaacatgtacctctgagatgtagtacagtaaaaagtacaacatgtacctctgagatcaattttaaaaaagaacaatattcaGCTGGAAATACAAACCTGTACCTGTACAAGTACCTGTACCTGTAAATGACCTTTGAATGCCCTTCACCTTCCAGACCATCGACTGGGAGGCCCTCCTGGCCAAGAAGGCCACGCCTCCGTTCCTGCCGTCCATCAAAGAGTCGCTGGACGTCGGAAACTTCGACAGCGAGTTCACGCGACTGCAGCCCATCATGTCGCCGCCCTCCAAGCCCTTCGTGCTCTCCGCCGAGCAGCAGGACGCCTTCGCAGACTTCGACTTCTGCGCTTTGTACGGACGAAGGTCGAGCTGTGGAGGACGTAGTCCGCCCGCTTCATCTTCGACGTCTGTCGGGGAGTAACGACGCTCcatttaattagtttaattaGAATTAAAAGAGGAAACGTTGAACGTTGACAAGACTCTTCCAAAATGAGTCTTTGGTATTACTTAAACTCCTTTATTAAGTACTATTACTGAGCATTTTGCTCATTACGACCACAAACGTggtcataacttttgagtttataaaCTAAATCGAGTCATTAATTcaaaaggaaacattaaaggaacatttcaatattttgggaaatagtCATATTCACTTTCTTGGCATAagttagatgaaaagattgataccGGTAAACGTGAGGCtactggttagcttagcttagcttagcaatAAGACTGGACCAATTAGGTGCCATTTAGCACATGTAGCTAAGCCCccgctagctgtttccccccgtttccagtctttgtgctaagctaagctaatcgacTGCTGGCGAAAgcttaatatattatattatatttatagagAGGTATCGATCTTATCGTCCACAACCACCACAAAGTGTCAACATGTTgcattaaaaactaaatgattTGTTAGTTGGAGTCCTAGTTT from Cyclopterus lumpus isolate fCycLum1 chromosome 9, fCycLum1.pri, whole genome shotgun sequence includes these protein-coding regions:
- the LOC117736517 gene encoding serine/threonine-protein kinase N2-like; the protein is MLSTAQQMLQDSRSKIELIRLQIIKVTQAGSGSDGGDGDGGGNPDGSTRGAVSPAHAADARLAELQRRMQREAEALALANGVVKQLEGLSSSLDQEALVEAQSRVHESSQKLDLLRLSLEKCTTEENRDPEEGPPSPGDPGPGWPLSTSASTFSMKPASLTGKLEVRLLGCEDLLKPRSNSEQETHLSPTEDSSGAHRTDSEISAVLRLDSRVVGRTRWCAASRLNWDQTFCIQLERSRELEVAVFWGDRRAMCAVKSLRLEEVMDAQNHSQEIHLEPQGLLYAQLQFIDAVVERQPRLRRQRCIFTKERGKNFLRAAQMNMNFATWGHLMMSVLPRYSSFTTFSSALSATPDQRPAQREPERTAPLPSEAPEIRLGVSEDPPSPGDEDEAPVFIAAAAAAHNTSLLSINNTDGSEDPPASAPKMQKEDFRYISVLGRGHFGKVLLAEFKKTEKLYAIKALKKRDVVTRDEVDSLMSEKRIFEMINASRHPFLVSLHGCFQTGDHVCFVMEYLPGGDLMIHIHNNVFSEAQTRFYSACVLLGLEFLHLNKIIYRDLKLDNLLMDADGFIKITDFGLCKEGIGHGDRTSTFCGTPEFLAPEVLTDDNYTRAVDWWGMGVLIFEMLVGESPFPGEDEEEVFDSIVNDDVQYPESLPPDVVCILQKLLKKNPLKRLGAGERDATDVKGETFFETIDWEALLAKKATPPFLPSIKESLDVGNFDSEFTRLQPIMSPPSKPFVLSAEQQDAFADFDFCALYGRRSSCGGRSPPASSSTSVGE